One Lycium barbarum isolate Lr01 chromosome 5, ASM1917538v2, whole genome shotgun sequence genomic window carries:
- the LOC132640626 gene encoding putative disease resistance RPP13-like protein 1, which produces MVWWEAVLSPALQVLFDKLASGEILNILKVWNVSELSLDKLKISYFINTAVLDDAEEKQYLNPAVETWIDMLRDAVFEAEDTLDELATEALRCKLEPNPQIFSQQVRSNWNFIGMKSKIEELITRLEYIAKQKDILGLESNKKSCYGKMYRGPSTPLLRGSHVYGRYAEKEELIKLLVSDCDHDTNRVAPFCVIPLIGMGGIGKTTLARIVYNDKRICEAFDVKAWAWVSDDFNVTSITKSLFESATAKPFDTNSLEIIQNGLKHLFSKKRFLIVLDDVWTESCDDWNELLIPFFEGDQRSKIIVTTRNEGVASITGTLAPYRLQEMSHDACWSLFLHHAFGVRGLDMHANLKDIGKEIVKRCKGLPLAIKTLGGLLASKLDIAYWSQVLKSDLWDLPSTKYSVLPSLRLSYHHLPPNLKRCFAYCSIFPKGYEFNKKDLVLLWMAEGFVQPFSQITMEEVGNGNFTELQSRCFFQESSQNRSLFVMHDLVHDLALSVSRKTCIQLEDNWKSRLYQNCEKARYFSCIRGKYDVFRKFEMLSDMKRLRTFLPLAPLEGAEFCYLTKKVLSDILPKLSCLRVLSLSYYCITEIPESIGCLKHLRFINFSYTEIKCLPQSFSNLYNLQTLLLHNCDYLIELPADMGKLLNLRYLDVSGSGIRNIPLGLDKLVCLRTLPEFVVGSNISSITTLPEFTVGTNSSGISNQEGKGSGIGALSNLLHLEGSLSILNLENVDDVWDAHRASLITKKHLTELLLQWSNGFEDSEKANKATDVLELLRPHRNIEKVTINGYSGTQLPTWIGNHSFYKLVSLSLSDCRGCRILPSLGQLPSLKNLMVKGLSEIKSIGDEFFGYNSTTLTPFALLETLTFTEMLEWEDWLFDCDGDMEAFSNLLELHLEECPKLRGTLPDFLPCLVKLVIYDCQQLDSSLPRLPQLHELELRRCNIRLISNSCEVTKLASLQLYNISNEYLPESFLQNLTTVERLIISDCCELVHLSRNKNELQYLTSLRRLVIRNCDLLVSLFEEGKKLPHGLEYVELDSCHNLLKLPSLLHTLASLEEVLITDCPRLESFAGKIFPSNLKGLAIQGCSLESLPESVMNKISSLKYLSVHGCLMLTSFPRDSELLPTTFQQLTIEKCPNLEFLPEGMMHSCNTSLQVLEIFDCSSISSFPGGQLPKTLKTLTIWNCFNLEALPDIRTETMLLESLRVGNCTNLKHLPHGLHKLLNLNYLEVDGCHGIEFFPQGGLPQNLTKVLILDCENLKFLPKWMQNLTSLEELQLSNCPSITSFPEGGLPTNLVSLDVKDCNNLMPMSEWGLHRLASLRRLTIHGISSNLSTFPEWLLPSTLETLDVVQLSNLESLSPWMQNLTALENLKVKDCRKVLSLPKEGVPPMLSYLEISGCPLLEQNCEWSKIDHIPCIVM; this is translated from the coding sequence ATGGTTTGGTGGGAAGCAGTGTTATCTCCAGCTCTGCAGGTTCTTTTTGACAAATTAGCTTCAGGGGAAATCCTGAACATACTTAAAGTATGGAATGTTAGTGAACTGTCACTTGACAAACTCAAGATTTCTTACTTCATCAATACCGCTGTGCTTGATGATGCAGAAGAGAAACAGTACCTCAATCCAGCAGTTGAGACTTGGATCGACATGCTCAGAGACGCTGTGTTTGAAGCTGAGGACACTCTTGATGAACTGGCTACTGAAGCCTTGAGATGCAAACTAGAACCGAATCCTCAGATATTTTCCCAGCAGGTGCGTAGTAATTGGAACTTTATCGGTATGAAATCAAAAATAGAAGAGCTTATAACTAGACTAGAATACATTGCAAAACAAAAAGATATTCTTGGTTTAGAAAGTAACAAAAAGTCTTGCTATGGAAAGATGTATAGGGGTCCAAGTACTCCATTGTTACGTGGATCCCATGTTTATGGAAGGTATGCTGAAAAAGAGGAACTAATCAAGTTGTTAGTTTCTGATTGTGATCATGATACAAATAGAGTTGCTCCCTTTTGTGTAATTCCTCTTATTGGTATGGGAGGGATTGGAAAGACAACTCTTGCTCGGATTGTCTATAATGACAAGAGAATCTGTGAGGCGTTTGACGTAAAAGCTTGGGCTTGGGTGTCTGATGATTTCAACGTAACAAGTATAACCAAGTCACTGTTTGAATCTGCCACTGCCAAACCCTTTGACACAAATAGCTTGGAAATTATTCAGAATGGTCTGAAGCATCTGTTCAGCAAAAAGAGATTCTTGATTGTCTTGGATGATGTATGGACTGAGAGCTGTGATGACTGGAATGAGCTGTTGATCCCTTTTTTCGAGGGGGATCAAAGAAGTAAAATAATCGTTACAACACGAAATGAAGGGGTTGCATCAATCACTGGAACGCTTGCACCTTACCGTCTACAGGAAATGTCACATGATGCTTGTTGGTCTTTGTTCTTGCATCATGCTTTTGGTGTTCGAGGCTTGGACATGCATGCGAATTTGAAAGATATTGGAAAAGAGATCGTGAAGAGGTGTAAAGGCTTGCCTTTAGCTATCAAGACTCTAGGAGGTTTGTTGGCCTCGAAATTGGACATTGCTTACTGGAGTCAAGTCTTGAAGAGTGATTTGTGGGATTTGCCTTCCACGAAATATTCTGTTCTACCGTCTTTAAGATTAAGCTACCATCATCTTCCACCAAATTTAAAGAGATGCTTTGCATACTGTTCAATATTCCCGAAAGGGTATGAGTTCAACAAGAAAGATCTAGTTTTGCTGTGGATGGCAGAAGGATTTGTGCAGCCATTTTCGCAGATAACTATGGAGGAAGTGGGCAATGGAAATTTTACCGAACTGCAATCTAGGTGCTTTTTTCAAGAATCCTCGCAAAATAGATCTCTCTTTGTGATGCATGATCTAGTACATGACCTGGCACTTAGTGTTTCCAGGAAAACATGTATTCAGCTGGAGGACAATTGGAAAAGCAGATTGTACCAGAATTGCGAGAAGGCTCGCTATTTTTCATGCATTCGTGGTAAATATGATGTCTTCAGAAAATTTGAAATGCTCAGTGATATGAAGCGTCTACGCACGTTCTTACCACTAGCACCATTAGAAGGAGCTGAATTTTGCTATTTAACAAAGAAAGTACTGTCAGATATTTTGCCTAAGTTAAGCTGCCTTCGGGTGTTATCTCTGAGCTATTATTGTATCACTGAGATTCCGGAATCCATTGGATGCTTGAAGCATCTTCGCTTCATCAATTTTTCATACACAGAAATTAAATGCCTTCCACAGTCGTTCAGTAATCTTTACAATCTACAAACCTTGCTCCTACACAACTGTGACTATCTCATTGAGTTGCCTGCTGACATGGGGAAACTGCTCAATCTACGCTACCTTGATGTTAGTGGAAGTGGTATACGAAATATTCCTCTGGGACTAGATAAATTGGTGTGCCTCAGGACATTACCAGAGTTTGTAGTGGGTAGTAATATTTCTAGTATCACGACATTACCAGAGTTTACAGTGGGTACTAATAGTTCTGGTATATCCAATCAAGAAGGTAAAGGTTCTGGTATAGGTGCATTGAGCAACTTGTTGCACCTTGAGGGTTCACTTTCAATATTGAATTTGGAAAATGTGGATGATGTTTGGGATGCACACAGAGCTAGCTTGATAACTAAGAAACACCTTACTGAGTTATTGTTGCAATGGAGCAACGGGTTTGAGGACTCGGAGAAGGCTAATAAGGCAACTGATGTTCTTGAGTTGTTACGACCCCATCGAAATATAGAGAAGGTTACCATCAATGGCTATAGTGGTACACAACTTCCAACTTGGATCGGGAATCATTCGTTCTATAAGCTGGTTTCTTTGAGTTTAAGCGATTGCAGAGGCTGCCGGATTCTACCATCACTAGGACAGCTTCCTTCACTCAAAAATCTCATGGTTAAGGGACTTAGTGAGATAAAAAGCATCGGTGATGAGTTTTTTGGCTATAATTCAACCACATTGACCCCTTTTGCATTGTTAGAGACTCTAACCTTTACAGAAATGCTGGAATGGGAAGATTGGTTGTTTGATTGTGATGGAGATATGGAAGCATTCTCTAACCTCTTGGAGCTCCACTTGGAGGAGTGTCCTAAACTGCGAGGCACATTACCTGACTTCCTTCCTTGCCTCGTTAAGCTTGTGATTTATGACTGTCAACAATTGGATTCTTCTCTTCCGCGACTTCCACAACTTCATGAGTTGGAGCTAAGGAGATGTAACATTAGGTTGATTAGCAACTCATGTGAGGTGACAAAACTCGCTTCATTGCAACTGTATAATATTTCCAATGAATATCTACCAGAAAGTTTCCTGCAAAACTTGACCACTGTTGAGAGATTGATTATCAGTGATTGTTGTGAGCTTGTGCATCTATCGAGGAACAAGAATGAATTGCAGTACTTAACATCTCTTCGACGGTTGGTAATCAGGAACTGTGACTTACTGGTATCCCTTTTTGAGGAAGGGAAGAAGTTGCCTCACGGATTGGAATATGTAGAACTGGATAGTTGTCATAATCTGCTGAAGTTGCCATCTTTACTTCATACTTTAGCGTCCCTTGAAGAAGTTCTAATCACAGATTGCCCAAGGCTGGAATCTTTTGCAGGAAAGATATTTCCTTCTAACTTAAAAGGCCTTGCCATTCAAGGATGCAGTTTGGAGTCTTTACCTGAATCTGTGATGAACAAGATCTCATCTCTCAAGTACTTGTCCGTCCATGGGTGTTTAATGCTAACTTCTTTTCCAAGAGATAGTGAGTTGCTTCCAACCACATTTCAGCAGCTGACAATTGAGAAATGCCCGAATCTGGAGTTTCTTCCTGAAGGGATGATGCATAGCTGCAACACATCTCTTCAAGTACTGGAGATTTTCGATTGCTCTTCTATCTCATCATTCCCGGGAGGCCAACTGCCAAAAACTTTGAAAACGCTCACAATTTGGAACTGCTTCAATCTCGAGGCATTACCTGATATCAGAACCGAAACAATGCTTCTTGAATCTTTAAGGGTTGGGAATTGTACAAATCTCAAGCACTTGCCTCATGGCTTGCACAAGCTGTTGAATCTCAATTACTTGGAAGTTGATGGCTGCCATGGTATCGAATTCTTTCCCCAAGGAGGCCTTCCACAAAACCTAACAAAAGTACTAATCCTCGACTGTGAGAATCTGAAGTTCCTTCCGAAGTGGATGCAGAACCTCACATCTCTTGAAGAGCTTCAGCTATCTAATTGTCCTTCAATCACATCTTTTCCGGAGGGTGGTCTTCCCACTAACCTTGTGTCTTTGGATGTCAAAGATTGCAATAATCTTATGCCAATGTCTGAATGGGGATTGCACAGGCTTGCCTCTCTTAGAAGGCTGACAATTCATGGGATCAGTTCAAATCTTTCTACTTTTCCTGAATGGTTGCTTCCATCAACTCTAGAAACACTCGATGTCGTTCAGTTATCAAATCTGGAATCTCTTTCTCCCTGGATGCAAAATCTCACTGCACTCGAAAATCTGAAGGTCAAGGATTGTCGAAAAGTTCTTTCTTTGCCAAAGGAAGGGGTGCCACCAATGCTATCCTATCTAGAGATAAGTGGATGTCCCTTGCTTGAACAAAACTGTGAGTGGTCCAAGATAGATCATATCCCTTGCATTGTGATGTAG